Proteins encoded within one genomic window of Rhododendron vialii isolate Sample 1 chromosome 1a, ASM3025357v1:
- the LOC131330567 gene encoding tRNA dimethylallyltransferase 2 isoform X3 → MENGTVTQVVTNPSSGRREKPKVVVVLGATGSGKSKLAIDLASHFPVEIINGDSMQVYRGLDVLTNKVPLQDQKGVPHHLLGTISPDVEFTAKDFRDSAIPLIDDILSRNHIPVIVGGTNYYIQALVSPFLLDESVEEMDENFLNGLHGDEPPESELEHGCKNFNYSYDCLKDLDPDAASRIHPNDHRKINQYLSLYARSGVLPSKLLQGKAMENWGRADNFRYNCCFICVDASLAVLDEYVEWRVDCMVDAGLLGEVYDIYCLDADYTRGLRQAIGVREFEDFLRVCLSDCQSGKVNALPGASHLQTPTNKHDKILKDKLATILNSTNEMQLKLLVKEAIDKVKVNTRRLVRRQKRRLKQLQMLFGWNIHYVDATESFLCMCANDDSWAANVVQPSVRIVSSLLKEDESSLPDPEVRTGTGGLKLSQRDLWTQYVCKACGDRVLRGAHEWEQHEQGRGHRKRISRLRKSGNISFVE, encoded by the exons atggaaaacGGCACGGTAACGCAGGTGGTGACGAACCCTAGCagtggaagaagagaaaagccGAAAGTGGTGGTAGTATTGGGGGCGACTGGTTCAGGAAAATCTAAACTGGCCATTGACCTCGCCTCTCACTTCCCCGTAGAGATCATCAACGGCGACTCCATGCAG GTTTACCGAGGATTGGATGTTCTCACCAATAAAGTTCCCCTTCAAGATCAgaaag GAGTACCTCATCATCTTCTGGGCACAATTAGCCCTGACGTGGAGTTCACAGCGAAGGACTTTCGGGATTCTGCTATTCct CTTATAGACGACATTTTGTCCCGCAATCACATACCTGTCATTGTAGGAGGTACAAATTACTATATCCAG GCTCTTGTGAGTCCATTCCTTCTAGATGAGTCCGTTGAAGAGATGGATGAAAATTTCTTAAATGGTCTTCATG GAGATGAACCACCAGAATCTGAACTTGAACATGGGTGTAAGAATTTCAATTATAGTTATGATTGTCTTAAAGACCTTGATCCTGATGCAGCCAGTAGGATTCATCCAAATGATCACAGGAAG ATCAATCAATACTTGAGTTTGTATGCTCGTTCTGGTGTTCTTCCTAGCAAACTTCTTCAAGGAAAGGCCATGGAG AACTGGGGTCGAGCTGATAATTTCAGATATAATTGCTGTTTTATTTGTGTGGATGCATCTCTCGCTGTATTGGATGAGTATGTGGAATGGAGGGTAGATTGCATGGTTGATGCTGGTTTGCTCGGTGAAGTTTATGACATTTACTGCTTGGATGCGGATTATACTCGAGGGTTACGACAGGCTATTGGTGTTCGGGAATTTGAGGATTTTCTTAGAGTTTGCCTTTCTGACTGCCAGAGTGGTAAAGTGAATGCTTTGCCAGGGGCTTCCCACCTCCAGACGCCAACAAACAAGCATGATAAAAtattgaaagataaattggCTACTATCCTGAATTCCACCAATGAGATGCAGCTTAAACTTCTTGTAAAAGAGGCTATTGACAAAGTAAAAGTAAATACCCGAAGACTTGTTCGCCGTCAA aAAAGGAGGCTTAAACAACTGCAAATGCTGTTTGGTTGGAACATACATTATGTTGATGCAACTGAATCCTTCTTATGTATGT GCGCTAATGATGATTCCTGGGCAGCAAATGTAGTTCAACCCTCTGTTAGAATAGTATCGTCTTTGCTTAAAGAAGATGAAAGCTCACTCCCAGATCCTGAGGTCAGGACTGGTACTGGAGGATTGAAATTAAGCCAAAGGGACTTGTGGACTCAATATGTATGCAAG GCTTGTGGGGATCGAGTCCTTAGAGGGGCACATGAATGGGAACAACATGAACAGGGTCGTGGCCATCGAAAACGAATATCCCGGCTCAGAAAGTCTGGGAATATTAGCTTTGTGGAGTAG
- the LOC131330567 gene encoding tRNA dimethylallyltransferase 2 isoform X2 — protein MENGTVTQVVTNPSSGRREKPKVVVVLGATGSGKSKLAIDLASHFPVEIINGDSMQVYRGLDVLTNKVPLQDQKGVPHHLLGTISPDVEFTAKDFRDSAIPLIDDILSRNHIPVIVGGTNYYIQALVSPFLLDESVEEMDENFLNGLHGDEPPESELEHGCKNFNYSYDCLKDLDPDAASRIHPNDHRKINQYLSLYARSGVLPSKLLQGKAMENWGRADNFRYNCCFICVDASLAVLDEYVEWRVDCMVDAGLLGEVYDIYCLDADYTRGLRQAIGVREFEDFLRVCLSDCQSGKVNALPGASHLQTPTNKHDKILKDKLATILNSTNEMQLKLLVKEAIDKVKVNTRRLVRRQVKVHYLKLQFFLEKGGSINFKNMKRRLKQLQMLFGWNIHYVDATESFLCANDDSWAANVVQPSVRIVSSLLKEDESSLPDPEVRTGTGGLKLSQRDLWTQYVCKACGDRVLRGAHEWEQHEQGRGHRKRISRLRKSGNISFVE, from the exons atggaaaacGGCACGGTAACGCAGGTGGTGACGAACCCTAGCagtggaagaagagaaaagccGAAAGTGGTGGTAGTATTGGGGGCGACTGGTTCAGGAAAATCTAAACTGGCCATTGACCTCGCCTCTCACTTCCCCGTAGAGATCATCAACGGCGACTCCATGCAG GTTTACCGAGGATTGGATGTTCTCACCAATAAAGTTCCCCTTCAAGATCAgaaag GAGTACCTCATCATCTTCTGGGCACAATTAGCCCTGACGTGGAGTTCACAGCGAAGGACTTTCGGGATTCTGCTATTCct CTTATAGACGACATTTTGTCCCGCAATCACATACCTGTCATTGTAGGAGGTACAAATTACTATATCCAG GCTCTTGTGAGTCCATTCCTTCTAGATGAGTCCGTTGAAGAGATGGATGAAAATTTCTTAAATGGTCTTCATG GAGATGAACCACCAGAATCTGAACTTGAACATGGGTGTAAGAATTTCAATTATAGTTATGATTGTCTTAAAGACCTTGATCCTGATGCAGCCAGTAGGATTCATCCAAATGATCACAGGAAG ATCAATCAATACTTGAGTTTGTATGCTCGTTCTGGTGTTCTTCCTAGCAAACTTCTTCAAGGAAAGGCCATGGAG AACTGGGGTCGAGCTGATAATTTCAGATATAATTGCTGTTTTATTTGTGTGGATGCATCTCTCGCTGTATTGGATGAGTATGTGGAATGGAGGGTAGATTGCATGGTTGATGCTGGTTTGCTCGGTGAAGTTTATGACATTTACTGCTTGGATGCGGATTATACTCGAGGGTTACGACAGGCTATTGGTGTTCGGGAATTTGAGGATTTTCTTAGAGTTTGCCTTTCTGACTGCCAGAGTGGTAAAGTGAATGCTTTGCCAGGGGCTTCCCACCTCCAGACGCCAACAAACAAGCATGATAAAAtattgaaagataaattggCTACTATCCTGAATTCCACCAATGAGATGCAGCTTAAACTTCTTGTAAAAGAGGCTATTGACAAAGTAAAAGTAAATACCCGAAGACTTGTTCGCCGTCAA GTCAAAGTTCACTACTTGAAGTTGcaatttttcttagaaaaagGAGGCTCAATCAACTTTAAAAACATG aAAAGGAGGCTTAAACAACTGCAAATGCTGTTTGGTTGGAACATACATTATGTTGATGCAACTGAATCCTTCTTAT GCGCTAATGATGATTCCTGGGCAGCAAATGTAGTTCAACCCTCTGTTAGAATAGTATCGTCTTTGCTTAAAGAAGATGAAAGCTCACTCCCAGATCCTGAGGTCAGGACTGGTACTGGAGGATTGAAATTAAGCCAAAGGGACTTGTGGACTCAATATGTATGCAAG GCTTGTGGGGATCGAGTCCTTAGAGGGGCACATGAATGGGAACAACATGAACAGGGTCGTGGCCATCGAAAACGAATATCCCGGCTCAGAAAGTCTGGGAATATTAGCTTTGTGGAGTAG
- the LOC131330934 gene encoding dehydration-responsive element-binding protein 1F-like, whose protein sequence is MNFEDDQSSASSPSSSSSDDIIRNPSIPPSPTSVPILHKKKAGRKKFRETRHPVYSGVRLKNCNKWVCEVREPNKKSRIWLGTFPSPEAAARAHDVAALALRGEAAKLNFPDSAELLPRAKSSSPRDIQVAVLEATRTFRSMRLSSSSSSFSFSPREINVADQPSAGDDDHSPSHVESHGKSVLYSSNAVFVDEEALFNMPGLLDSMAEGLLLTPPAMKRGFNWDDMGFDHVDVTLWRD, encoded by the coding sequence ATGAACTTTGAAGATGATCAGTCTTCAGCTTCTTCACCATCTTCTTCCTCAAGTGACGACATTATAAGAAACCCTAGCATCCCACCTTCACCGACGAGCGTGCCCATTTTGCACAAGAAAAAGGCCGGGAGGAAGAAGTTCAGGGAGACGCGCCACCCGGTTTACAGCGGGGTTCGCCTGAAAAACTGCAACAAATGGGTGTGCGAGGTGCGCGAACCGAACAAGAAGTCGAGAATATGGCTAGGGACCTTCCCCAGCCCCGAAGCGGCCGCCAGGGCACACGACGTGGCTGCCCTGGCGCTCCGCGGCGAAGCGGCCAAACTTAACTTCCCCGACTCCGCTGAGCTGCTTCCGCGAGCCAAGTCGTCTTCTCCCAGGGATATTCAAGTGGCGGTTCTCGAAGCCACGAGGACATTCCGGTCGATGAGGCTGTCGTCCTCGTCCTCTTCGTTTAGTTTTTCACCTCGAGAGATAAATGTTGCGGATCAACCATCAGCGGGAGACGATGATCATTCACCGAGTCATGTTGAGAGCCATGGCAAAAGTGTTTTGTATTCTTCGAATGCGGTTTTCGTGGATGAGGAAGCATTGTTCAATATGCCTGGCTTGCTCGATAGCATGGCCGAGGGTTTGTTGCTTACGCCACCAGCTATGAAGAGAGGATTCAATTGGGATGACATGGGTTTTGATCACGTGGACGTGACTTTATGGAGAGACTAA
- the LOC131330567 gene encoding tRNA dimethylallyltransferase 2 isoform X5 — MENGTVTQVVTNPSSGRREKPKVVVVLGATGSGKSKLAIDLASHFPVEIINGDSMQVYRGLDVLTNKVPLQDQKGVPHHLLGTISPDVEFTAKDFRDSAIPLIDDILSRNHIPVIVGGTNYYIQALVSPFLLDESVEEMDENFLNGLHGDEPPESELEHGCKNFNYSYDCLKDLDPDAASRIHPNDHRKINQYLSLYARSGVLPSKLLQGKAMENWGRADNFRYNCCFICVDASLAVLDEYVEWRVDCMVDAGLLGEVYDIYCLDADYTRGLRQAIGVREFEDFLRVCLSDCQSGKVNALPGASHLQTPTNKHDKILKDKLATILNSTNEMQLKLLVKEAIDKVKVNTRRLVRRQKRRLKQLQMLFGWNIHYVDATESFLCANDDSWAANVVQPSVRIVSSLLKEDESSLPDPEVRTGTGGLKLSQRDLWTQYVCKACGDRVLRGAHEWEQHEQGRGHRKRISRLRKSGNISFVE, encoded by the exons atggaaaacGGCACGGTAACGCAGGTGGTGACGAACCCTAGCagtggaagaagagaaaagccGAAAGTGGTGGTAGTATTGGGGGCGACTGGTTCAGGAAAATCTAAACTGGCCATTGACCTCGCCTCTCACTTCCCCGTAGAGATCATCAACGGCGACTCCATGCAG GTTTACCGAGGATTGGATGTTCTCACCAATAAAGTTCCCCTTCAAGATCAgaaag GAGTACCTCATCATCTTCTGGGCACAATTAGCCCTGACGTGGAGTTCACAGCGAAGGACTTTCGGGATTCTGCTATTCct CTTATAGACGACATTTTGTCCCGCAATCACATACCTGTCATTGTAGGAGGTACAAATTACTATATCCAG GCTCTTGTGAGTCCATTCCTTCTAGATGAGTCCGTTGAAGAGATGGATGAAAATTTCTTAAATGGTCTTCATG GAGATGAACCACCAGAATCTGAACTTGAACATGGGTGTAAGAATTTCAATTATAGTTATGATTGTCTTAAAGACCTTGATCCTGATGCAGCCAGTAGGATTCATCCAAATGATCACAGGAAG ATCAATCAATACTTGAGTTTGTATGCTCGTTCTGGTGTTCTTCCTAGCAAACTTCTTCAAGGAAAGGCCATGGAG AACTGGGGTCGAGCTGATAATTTCAGATATAATTGCTGTTTTATTTGTGTGGATGCATCTCTCGCTGTATTGGATGAGTATGTGGAATGGAGGGTAGATTGCATGGTTGATGCTGGTTTGCTCGGTGAAGTTTATGACATTTACTGCTTGGATGCGGATTATACTCGAGGGTTACGACAGGCTATTGGTGTTCGGGAATTTGAGGATTTTCTTAGAGTTTGCCTTTCTGACTGCCAGAGTGGTAAAGTGAATGCTTTGCCAGGGGCTTCCCACCTCCAGACGCCAACAAACAAGCATGATAAAAtattgaaagataaattggCTACTATCCTGAATTCCACCAATGAGATGCAGCTTAAACTTCTTGTAAAAGAGGCTATTGACAAAGTAAAAGTAAATACCCGAAGACTTGTTCGCCGTCAA aAAAGGAGGCTTAAACAACTGCAAATGCTGTTTGGTTGGAACATACATTATGTTGATGCAACTGAATCCTTCTTAT GCGCTAATGATGATTCCTGGGCAGCAAATGTAGTTCAACCCTCTGTTAGAATAGTATCGTCTTTGCTTAAAGAAGATGAAAGCTCACTCCCAGATCCTGAGGTCAGGACTGGTACTGGAGGATTGAAATTAAGCCAAAGGGACTTGTGGACTCAATATGTATGCAAG GCTTGTGGGGATCGAGTCCTTAGAGGGGCACATGAATGGGAACAACATGAACAGGGTCGTGGCCATCGAAAACGAATATCCCGGCTCAGAAAGTCTGGGAATATTAGCTTTGTGGAGTAG
- the LOC131330567 gene encoding tRNA dimethylallyltransferase 2 isoform X1 has product MENGTVTQVVTNPSSGRREKPKVVVVLGATGSGKSKLAIDLASHFPVEIINGDSMQVYRGLDVLTNKVPLQDQKGVPHHLLGTISPDVEFTAKDFRDSAIPLIDDILSRNHIPVIVGGTNYYIQALVSPFLLDESVEEMDENFLNGLHGDEPPESELEHGCKNFNYSYDCLKDLDPDAASRIHPNDHRKINQYLSLYARSGVLPSKLLQGKAMENWGRADNFRYNCCFICVDASLAVLDEYVEWRVDCMVDAGLLGEVYDIYCLDADYTRGLRQAIGVREFEDFLRVCLSDCQSGKVNALPGASHLQTPTNKHDKILKDKLATILNSTNEMQLKLLVKEAIDKVKVNTRRLVRRQVKVHYLKLQFFLEKGGSINFKNMKRRLKQLQMLFGWNIHYVDATESFLCMCANDDSWAANVVQPSVRIVSSLLKEDESSLPDPEVRTGTGGLKLSQRDLWTQYVCKACGDRVLRGAHEWEQHEQGRGHRKRISRLRKSGNISFVE; this is encoded by the exons atggaaaacGGCACGGTAACGCAGGTGGTGACGAACCCTAGCagtggaagaagagaaaagccGAAAGTGGTGGTAGTATTGGGGGCGACTGGTTCAGGAAAATCTAAACTGGCCATTGACCTCGCCTCTCACTTCCCCGTAGAGATCATCAACGGCGACTCCATGCAG GTTTACCGAGGATTGGATGTTCTCACCAATAAAGTTCCCCTTCAAGATCAgaaag GAGTACCTCATCATCTTCTGGGCACAATTAGCCCTGACGTGGAGTTCACAGCGAAGGACTTTCGGGATTCTGCTATTCct CTTATAGACGACATTTTGTCCCGCAATCACATACCTGTCATTGTAGGAGGTACAAATTACTATATCCAG GCTCTTGTGAGTCCATTCCTTCTAGATGAGTCCGTTGAAGAGATGGATGAAAATTTCTTAAATGGTCTTCATG GAGATGAACCACCAGAATCTGAACTTGAACATGGGTGTAAGAATTTCAATTATAGTTATGATTGTCTTAAAGACCTTGATCCTGATGCAGCCAGTAGGATTCATCCAAATGATCACAGGAAG ATCAATCAATACTTGAGTTTGTATGCTCGTTCTGGTGTTCTTCCTAGCAAACTTCTTCAAGGAAAGGCCATGGAG AACTGGGGTCGAGCTGATAATTTCAGATATAATTGCTGTTTTATTTGTGTGGATGCATCTCTCGCTGTATTGGATGAGTATGTGGAATGGAGGGTAGATTGCATGGTTGATGCTGGTTTGCTCGGTGAAGTTTATGACATTTACTGCTTGGATGCGGATTATACTCGAGGGTTACGACAGGCTATTGGTGTTCGGGAATTTGAGGATTTTCTTAGAGTTTGCCTTTCTGACTGCCAGAGTGGTAAAGTGAATGCTTTGCCAGGGGCTTCCCACCTCCAGACGCCAACAAACAAGCATGATAAAAtattgaaagataaattggCTACTATCCTGAATTCCACCAATGAGATGCAGCTTAAACTTCTTGTAAAAGAGGCTATTGACAAAGTAAAAGTAAATACCCGAAGACTTGTTCGCCGTCAA GTCAAAGTTCACTACTTGAAGTTGcaatttttcttagaaaaagGAGGCTCAATCAACTTTAAAAACATG aAAAGGAGGCTTAAACAACTGCAAATGCTGTTTGGTTGGAACATACATTATGTTGATGCAACTGAATCCTTCTTATGTATGT GCGCTAATGATGATTCCTGGGCAGCAAATGTAGTTCAACCCTCTGTTAGAATAGTATCGTCTTTGCTTAAAGAAGATGAAAGCTCACTCCCAGATCCTGAGGTCAGGACTGGTACTGGAGGATTGAAATTAAGCCAAAGGGACTTGTGGACTCAATATGTATGCAAG GCTTGTGGGGATCGAGTCCTTAGAGGGGCACATGAATGGGAACAACATGAACAGGGTCGTGGCCATCGAAAACGAATATCCCGGCTCAGAAAGTCTGGGAATATTAGCTTTGTGGAGTAG
- the LOC131330567 gene encoding tRNA dimethylallyltransferase 2 isoform X7, whose protein sequence is MENGTVTQVVTNPSSGRREKPKVVVVLGATGSGKSKLAIDLASHFPVEIINGDSMQVYRGLDVLTNKVPLQDQKGVPHHLLGTISPDVEFTAKDFRDSAIPLIDDILSRNHIPVIVGGTNYYIQALVSPFLLDESVEEMDENFLNGLHGDEPPESELEHGCKNFNYSYDCLKDLDPDAASRIHPNDHRKINQYLSLYARSGVLPSKLLQGKAMEKRRLKQLQMLFGWNIHYVDATESFLCANDDSWAANVVQPSVRIVSSLLKEDESSLPDPEVRTGTGGLKLSQRDLWTQYVCKACGDRVLRGAHEWEQHEQGRGHRKRISRLRKSGNISFVE, encoded by the exons atggaaaacGGCACGGTAACGCAGGTGGTGACGAACCCTAGCagtggaagaagagaaaagccGAAAGTGGTGGTAGTATTGGGGGCGACTGGTTCAGGAAAATCTAAACTGGCCATTGACCTCGCCTCTCACTTCCCCGTAGAGATCATCAACGGCGACTCCATGCAG GTTTACCGAGGATTGGATGTTCTCACCAATAAAGTTCCCCTTCAAGATCAgaaag GAGTACCTCATCATCTTCTGGGCACAATTAGCCCTGACGTGGAGTTCACAGCGAAGGACTTTCGGGATTCTGCTATTCct CTTATAGACGACATTTTGTCCCGCAATCACATACCTGTCATTGTAGGAGGTACAAATTACTATATCCAG GCTCTTGTGAGTCCATTCCTTCTAGATGAGTCCGTTGAAGAGATGGATGAAAATTTCTTAAATGGTCTTCATG GAGATGAACCACCAGAATCTGAACTTGAACATGGGTGTAAGAATTTCAATTATAGTTATGATTGTCTTAAAGACCTTGATCCTGATGCAGCCAGTAGGATTCATCCAAATGATCACAGGAAG ATCAATCAATACTTGAGTTTGTATGCTCGTTCTGGTGTTCTTCCTAGCAAACTTCTTCAAGGAAAGGCCATGGAG aAAAGGAGGCTTAAACAACTGCAAATGCTGTTTGGTTGGAACATACATTATGTTGATGCAACTGAATCCTTCTTAT GCGCTAATGATGATTCCTGGGCAGCAAATGTAGTTCAACCCTCTGTTAGAATAGTATCGTCTTTGCTTAAAGAAGATGAAAGCTCACTCCCAGATCCTGAGGTCAGGACTGGTACTGGAGGATTGAAATTAAGCCAAAGGGACTTGTGGACTCAATATGTATGCAAG GCTTGTGGGGATCGAGTCCTTAGAGGGGCACATGAATGGGAACAACATGAACAGGGTCGTGGCCATCGAAAACGAATATCCCGGCTCAGAAAGTCTGGGAATATTAGCTTTGTGGAGTAG
- the LOC131330567 gene encoding tRNA dimethylallyltransferase 2 isoform X6: protein MENGTVTQVVTNPSSGRREKPKVVVVLGATGSGKSKLAIDLASHFPVEIINGDSMQVYRGLDVLTNKVPLQDQKGVPHHLLGTISPDVEFTAKDFRDSAIPLIDDILSRNHIPVIVGGTNYYIQALVSPFLLDESVEEMDENFLNGLHGDEPPESELEHGCKNFNYSYDCLKDLDPDAASRIHPNDHRKINQYLSLYARSGVLPSKLLQGKAMEKRRLKQLQMLFGWNIHYVDATESFLCMCANDDSWAANVVQPSVRIVSSLLKEDESSLPDPEVRTGTGGLKLSQRDLWTQYVCKACGDRVLRGAHEWEQHEQGRGHRKRISRLRKSGNISFVE from the exons atggaaaacGGCACGGTAACGCAGGTGGTGACGAACCCTAGCagtggaagaagagaaaagccGAAAGTGGTGGTAGTATTGGGGGCGACTGGTTCAGGAAAATCTAAACTGGCCATTGACCTCGCCTCTCACTTCCCCGTAGAGATCATCAACGGCGACTCCATGCAG GTTTACCGAGGATTGGATGTTCTCACCAATAAAGTTCCCCTTCAAGATCAgaaag GAGTACCTCATCATCTTCTGGGCACAATTAGCCCTGACGTGGAGTTCACAGCGAAGGACTTTCGGGATTCTGCTATTCct CTTATAGACGACATTTTGTCCCGCAATCACATACCTGTCATTGTAGGAGGTACAAATTACTATATCCAG GCTCTTGTGAGTCCATTCCTTCTAGATGAGTCCGTTGAAGAGATGGATGAAAATTTCTTAAATGGTCTTCATG GAGATGAACCACCAGAATCTGAACTTGAACATGGGTGTAAGAATTTCAATTATAGTTATGATTGTCTTAAAGACCTTGATCCTGATGCAGCCAGTAGGATTCATCCAAATGATCACAGGAAG ATCAATCAATACTTGAGTTTGTATGCTCGTTCTGGTGTTCTTCCTAGCAAACTTCTTCAAGGAAAGGCCATGGAG aAAAGGAGGCTTAAACAACTGCAAATGCTGTTTGGTTGGAACATACATTATGTTGATGCAACTGAATCCTTCTTATGTATGT GCGCTAATGATGATTCCTGGGCAGCAAATGTAGTTCAACCCTCTGTTAGAATAGTATCGTCTTTGCTTAAAGAAGATGAAAGCTCACTCCCAGATCCTGAGGTCAGGACTGGTACTGGAGGATTGAAATTAAGCCAAAGGGACTTGTGGACTCAATATGTATGCAAG GCTTGTGGGGATCGAGTCCTTAGAGGGGCACATGAATGGGAACAACATGAACAGGGTCGTGGCCATCGAAAACGAATATCCCGGCTCAGAAAGTCTGGGAATATTAGCTTTGTGGAGTAG
- the LOC131330567 gene encoding tRNA dimethylallyltransferase 2 isoform X4, translating to MENGTVTQVVTNPSSGRREKPKVVVVLGATGSGKSKLAIDLASHFPVEIINGDSMQVYRGLDVLTNKVPLQDQKGVPHHLLGTISPDVEFTAKDFRDSAIPLIDDILSRNHIPVIVGGTNYYIQALVSPFLLDESVEEMDENFLNGLHGDEPPESELEHGCKNFNYSYDCLKDLDPDAASRIHPNDHRKINQYLSLYARSGVLPSKLLQGKAMENWGRADNFRYNCCFICVDASLAVLDEYVEWRVDCMVDAGLLGEVYDIYCLDADYTRGLRQAIGVREFEDFLRVCLSDCQSGKVNALPGASHLQTPTNKHDKILKDKLATILNSTNEMQLKLLVKEAIDKVKVNTRRLVRRQVKVHYLKLQFFLEKGGSINFKNMKRRLKQLQMLFGWNIHYVDATESFLCMCANDDSWAANVVQPSVRIVSSLLKEDESSLPDPEVRTGTGGLKLSQRDLWTQYVCKMPILCSLKGLWGSSP from the exons atggaaaacGGCACGGTAACGCAGGTGGTGACGAACCCTAGCagtggaagaagagaaaagccGAAAGTGGTGGTAGTATTGGGGGCGACTGGTTCAGGAAAATCTAAACTGGCCATTGACCTCGCCTCTCACTTCCCCGTAGAGATCATCAACGGCGACTCCATGCAG GTTTACCGAGGATTGGATGTTCTCACCAATAAAGTTCCCCTTCAAGATCAgaaag GAGTACCTCATCATCTTCTGGGCACAATTAGCCCTGACGTGGAGTTCACAGCGAAGGACTTTCGGGATTCTGCTATTCct CTTATAGACGACATTTTGTCCCGCAATCACATACCTGTCATTGTAGGAGGTACAAATTACTATATCCAG GCTCTTGTGAGTCCATTCCTTCTAGATGAGTCCGTTGAAGAGATGGATGAAAATTTCTTAAATGGTCTTCATG GAGATGAACCACCAGAATCTGAACTTGAACATGGGTGTAAGAATTTCAATTATAGTTATGATTGTCTTAAAGACCTTGATCCTGATGCAGCCAGTAGGATTCATCCAAATGATCACAGGAAG ATCAATCAATACTTGAGTTTGTATGCTCGTTCTGGTGTTCTTCCTAGCAAACTTCTTCAAGGAAAGGCCATGGAG AACTGGGGTCGAGCTGATAATTTCAGATATAATTGCTGTTTTATTTGTGTGGATGCATCTCTCGCTGTATTGGATGAGTATGTGGAATGGAGGGTAGATTGCATGGTTGATGCTGGTTTGCTCGGTGAAGTTTATGACATTTACTGCTTGGATGCGGATTATACTCGAGGGTTACGACAGGCTATTGGTGTTCGGGAATTTGAGGATTTTCTTAGAGTTTGCCTTTCTGACTGCCAGAGTGGTAAAGTGAATGCTTTGCCAGGGGCTTCCCACCTCCAGACGCCAACAAACAAGCATGATAAAAtattgaaagataaattggCTACTATCCTGAATTCCACCAATGAGATGCAGCTTAAACTTCTTGTAAAAGAGGCTATTGACAAAGTAAAAGTAAATACCCGAAGACTTGTTCGCCGTCAA GTCAAAGTTCACTACTTGAAGTTGcaatttttcttagaaaaagGAGGCTCAATCAACTTTAAAAACATG aAAAGGAGGCTTAAACAACTGCAAATGCTGTTTGGTTGGAACATACATTATGTTGATGCAACTGAATCCTTCTTATGTATGT GCGCTAATGATGATTCCTGGGCAGCAAATGTAGTTCAACCCTCTGTTAGAATAGTATCGTCTTTGCTTAAAGAAGATGAAAGCTCACTCCCAGATCCTGAGGTCAGGACTGGTACTGGAGGATTGAAATTAAGCCAAAGGGACTTGTGGACTCAATATGTATGCAAG ATGCCTATACTTTGTTCTCTAAAAGGCTTGTGGGGATCGAGTCCTTAG